One Lachancea thermotolerans CBS 6340 chromosome F complete sequence DNA window includes the following coding sequences:
- the DCP1 gene encoding Dcp1p (similar to uniprot|Q12517 Saccharomyces cerevisiae YOL149W DCP1 Decapping enzyme essential phosphoprotein component of mRNA decapping complex plays key role in mRNA decay by cleaving off the 5' cap to leave the end susceptible to exonucleolytic degradation regulated by DEAD box protein Dhh1p): protein MTTVGEGASSDATLDFYRKALNYNVIGRYDPKIKQLLFHTPHASVYKWDFARDEWVRLEYQGVLAIYLRDISKGGDLLPDEAEDERSILATPARPNGPERITEVLRGRDIYNYGLILLNRMNPENFSLGIAPNSVINKRRLFAPEEDAQQPLECMKVEVKDDLVIIKDLRHEVFGIWIHTVPDRKNVYELIKYLLENEPKSSFT from the coding sequence ATGACAACTGTTGGTGAGGGCGCATCATCTGATGCAACCTTGGACTTCTATAGAAAGGCGTTAAACTATAATGTAATTGGGCGCTACGATCCAAAAATAAAACAGCTGTTGTTTCATACACCGCACGCGTCGGTCTACAAGTGGGATTTTGCGAGAGACGAGTGGGTGCGACTGGAGTACCAGGGCGTGCTCGCTATTTACCTAAGAGACATATCAAAGGGCGGCGACTTGCTCCCAGATGAGGCAGAGGACGAGCGTTCGATTTTGGCAACGCCGGCACGGCCAAACGGACCTGAAAGAATCACAGAGGTGCTCAGAGGACGCGACATATACAACTATGGGCTTATACTGCTCAACAGGATGAACCCTGAGAATTTTTCGCTTGGAATAGCTCCCAACAGCGTTATAAATAAGAGGCGGCTTTTCGCTCCTGAAGAAGACGCCCAACAGCCGCTCGAGTGCATGAAGGTGGAAGTTAAGGATGACCTGGTTATTATCAAAGACCTGCGACACGAAGTATTTGGAATTTGGATTCACACTGTTCCAGATCGCAAAAATGTTTACGAGCTAATCAAATATCTGCTAGAGAATGaaccaaagagctcttttacATAG
- a CDS encoding sodium:solute symporter family protein (weakly similar to uniprot|P33413 Saccharomyces cerevisiae YHL016C DUR3 Plasma membrane urea transporter expression is highly sensitive to nitrogen catabolite repression and induced by allophanate the last intermediate of the allantoin degradative pathway), producing MEPVLSQGYGYGFALGIGAGFALLMVIISKLLSKYMGQVQNSERFSTASRNVESGLIASSTVSAWTWPATLLLSGTWAYVHGVSGAWLYAVGGTVQITLFAFLALQIKLHAPNAHTVSETLYVRFGKTGHILYLCYCAATNAMVSSLLLLGGSQAFAAATGMHTVAASFLLPLNVVVYTALGGLKATFISDWVHTVIIYVIILTTSYTVYCNSSLIGSPGKMWDLLKSAQEVFPSASGTSYLSFKDKDMILLTWSVMLGGFSSVFGDPGYSQRAIASSSRSVFSGYMMGSICWMVIPFALGSSAGLACRALLTHPKSVTYPNALSAEEVGAGMPLIYGLASIFGKSGAAAGLLMLFLSVTSATSAELIAFSSITTYDLYRTYLNPRASGQQLVRASHLSVISFGIFMAVLAVIFNYINVTVSWLLSFVGIVLNPEAAAVTLSLFWPRMTKASLLIGMPLGTVTGIVCWIGATYSYADGVINRDTLMTTEATFIGNIVSLFSCAIYIVGISLIWPSGKFDMATWKEQIQTADDMDSEELEALVVTQDDARLLRTQSWLSLLINVFLLIGVYVVLTCALYGWGGDLSKGSFTAFMIVMLVWLMLAALYIILTPLWQGRKAIATISLLVCGKAAPVVASSAASMRGSESLNKSEPKDESFAVQTQEVR from the coding sequence ATGGAACCAGTTCTCTCCCAGGGATACGGCTATGGATTCGCGCTTGGTATTGGCGCAGGGTTCGCGCTGCTTATGGTAATCATATCAAAGCTACTATCCAAATATATGGGACAAGTGCAGAACTCTGAGCGATTTTCAACAGCGTCGAGAAATGTGGAGTCCGGTCTTATCGCTTCGTCTACAGTCTCTGCCTGGACATGGCCGGCGACGCTTCTGCTTTCGGGGACATGGGCTTATGTGCACGGAGTGAGCGGCGCATGGCTATACGCAGTTGGCGGTACCGTGCAGATCACGCTTTTTGCTTTCCTAGCACTCCAGATCAAACTGCATGCTCCAAATGCACATACTGTCTCCGAGACCCTATATGTTCGCTTTGGCAAGACAGGCCATATTCTCTACCTTTGCTACTGTGCTGCTACCAATGCGATGGTGTCCTCTTTACTGCTTTTGGGGGGTTCTCAGGCTTTCGCGGCTGCAACAGGTATGCACACTGTCGCTGCAAGTTTTCTGCTACCCCTCAATGTTGTTGTCTATACTGCGCTCGGAGGGCTGAAAGCGACTTTTATTTCCGACTGGGTCCACACAGTGATAATATACGTCATTATCCTGACGACTTCATACACAGTCTACTGCAATTCCTCGCTGATAGGCTCACCAGGAAAGATGTGGGatctcttgaaaagcgcGCAAGAGGTGTTCCCAAGCGCTTCGGGGACAAGCTACCTTTCATTTAAGGACAAAGACATGATTTTGTTGACGTGGTCTGTGATGCTTGGTGGGTTCTCCTCAGTGTTTGGGGATCCGGGATATTCTCAGAGAGCCATCGCTTCCAGTTCGCGAAGCGTGTTCTCTGGATACATGATGGGCAGTATTTGTTGGATGGTTATCCCTTTTGCGCTTGGGTCATCTGCGGGACTGGCGTGTAGAGCGCTTCTCACCCATCCAAAATCCGTGACTTACCCTAATGCCCTAAGCGCCGAGGAGGTGGGTGCGGGTATGCCATTAATCTACGGGCTAGCGTCCATTTTCGGAAAGAGTGGTGCTGCCGCTGGGCTGCTGATGCTATTCCTCTCGGTGACTTCGGCGACCTCCGCAGAGCTGATTGCGTTCTCGTCGATCACCACGTATGACTTGTACCGCACATACCTGAATCCTCGGGCGAGTGGGCAGCAACTGGTGCGGGCCTCGCATTTGAGCGTGATAAGTTTTGGGATTTTCATGGCTGTTCTCGCCGTAATATTCAACTACATCAATGTGACAGTTTCGTGGCTCCTAAGTTTCGTTGGTATCGTGCTGAACCCTGAAGCTGCGGCAGTGACGCTATCGCTCTTTTGGCCGCGCATGACCAAGGCATCTCTATTAATTGGAATGCCACTTGGAACTGTCACTGGTATTGTCTGCTGGATCGGTGCCACCTATAGCTATGCGGACGGCGTGATAAACCGCGATACGCTTATGACAACGGAGGCGACGTTCATTGGAAATATTGTCAGCCTGTTCTCCTGCGCAATATACATAGTTGGCATCTCACTGATATGGCCCTCCGGCAAGTTCGACATGGCGACATGGAAAGAACAGATTCAAACCGCTGACGACATGGATTCGGAGGAACTCGAGGCTCTGGTCGTGACGCAGGACGACGCACGGCTGTTGCGCACGCAAAGCTGGCTAAGTCTGCTAATTAACGTATTTCTACTGATAGGAGTCTACGTGGTACTAACCTGTGCACTGTACGGATGGGGCGGCGACTTGAGCAAAGGCTCGTTCACGGCCTTCATGATCGTCATGCTCGTTTGGCTGATGTTAGCAGCATTGTACATCATCCTAACGCCCCTGTGGCAGGGCCGGAAGGCGATCGCTACGATATCGCTGCTCGTATGCGGAAAGGCGGCCCCGGTGGTCGCTTCCAGTGCCGCCAGCATGCGCGGCTCGGAGAGCCTCAACAAGAGCGAGCCCAAAGACGAAAGCTTTGCGGTCCAGACCCAGGAAGTGCGCTGA
- a CDS encoding globin (some similarities with uniprot|P53857 Saccharomyces cerevisiae YNL234W Similar to globins and has a functional heme-binding domain involved in glucose signaling or metabolism regulated by Rgt1p) yields the protein MLKMMNVRQQPHIGPRPSTFATEHGPEAVARFDETLESTPSSTVFSKSFYEAYSDMDSSRTSVISDGEEPITRVSSGSSLESSIAHGTRYKLTMKLSPRDIMLVRESWSIMLDDECPPEKLKSFVSKLAAGRVLTTTETGASRSRRAGHQMGRTPLASIDQDQSAERAGPRARLATNIKSSNSLFGAQFLENIIALAPHLQTLFPTIKHAAVGITGVLTIAVNNLEDLSVMDGYLTSLGKRHARILGVTADQFEFAGAAFLQTVQERFGVACTVELEETWRRLYSFLANSLLQFGIDPTIELQTRDNEVVLMAPPELNGRVPAKKPETTAHAAARLQQKSLLDPVAMSREQRASGAPSMMPVGTSVPPRSVKRNAQPGFSKGRKSGEKDCVIM from the coding sequence ATGTTGAAAATGATGAATGTCCGGCAGCAGCCCCACATAGGACCTCGTCCTTCCACGTTTGCAACGGAGCATGGACCAGAGGCCGTGGCACGGTTTGACGAGACCCTCGAGTCTACGCCTTCTTCTACAgtcttttcaaagtctttttaCGAGGCGTACAGCGACATGGACTCGTCCCGCACCTCGGTCATCAGCGATGGCGAAGAACCAATCACCAGGGTGTCCAGCGGGTCTTCACTGGAGTCCAGTATCGCCCACGGAACGCGGTACAAGCTCACGATGAAGCTGTCTCCTCGCGATATCATGCTGGTCCGCGAGTCATGGTCCATCATGCTGGACGACGAGTGCCCTCCCGAGAAGCTTAAGAGCTTCGTGTCCAAATTGGCCGCGGGACGTGTGCTCACCACTACCGAGACTGGCGCGAGTCGCAGCCGCCGTGCGGGACACCAAATGGGCCGCACGCCCTTAGCATCTATAGACCAAGACCAAAGCGCCGAGCGCGCGGGGCCTCGAGCGCGTCTAGCCACCAACATAAAGAGCTCGAATTCGCTGTTTGGTGCGCAATTTCTGGAGAACATCATCGCGCTGGCGCCACATCTACAAACATTGTTCCCTACCATAAAGCATGCGGCCGTCGGGATCACCGGCGTGCTCACTATTGCGGTCAACAACCTCGAAGACTTGTCCGTCATGGACGGCTACTTGACAAGCTTAGGTAAAAGGCATGCAAGAATCCTGGGCGTTACCGCCGACCAGTTTGAGTTCGCTGGCGCAGCATTTCTACAGACAGTACAGGAGCGGTTCGGCGTGGCATGCACCGTTGAGCTGGAGGAAACTTGGCGTAGGCTGTACTCTTTCCTAGCAAACAGTCTGCTGCAGTTCGGAATCGACCCTACAATTGAGCTGCAGACCCGCGACAATGAGGTTGTGCTTATGGCGCCTCCTGAACTGAACGGCCGTGTGCCGGCCAAAAAGCCGGAGACAACTGCGCACGCCGCGGCACGGTTGCAGCAAAAGTCGTTATTGGACCCCGTAGCGATGTCAAGAGAGCAAAGGGCATCTGGGGCCCCATCGATGATGCCAGTGGGCACCAGTGTGCCCCCAAGGTCGGTGAAGAGGAATGCGCAACCCGGATTCAGTAAAGGGCGTAAGAGCGGTGAGAAGGACTGTGTAATAATGTAG